The proteins below are encoded in one region of Sphingobacterium sp. R2:
- the asnB gene encoding asparagine synthase B has product MCGIIGAFELKQPASSLRSQVLEMSKRIRHRGPDWSGIFTGEKALLAHERLAIVDPKSGSQPLYSPDGQVVLAVNGEIYNHHELRNSLPDYEFSTQSDSEVVLALYLAKGPSFVDELNGIFSFALYDSRDDSFFVARDHMGIIPLYYGKDKEGQLFVASELKSLEGFCETIEQFPPGHYLYSKTGPVPQRWYQRDWESYDTVKDNETDIAVLRKGLEDAVHRQLMSDVPYGVLLSGGLDSSVIAAVTKKFASKRIESDDQEDAWYPQLHSFAVGLKGAPDLIAAKKAADHIGTIHHEINFTIQEGLDAIRDVIYHLETYDVTTVRASTPMYLLARVIKSMGIKMVLSGEGSDELFGGYLYFHKAPNAQEFHEETVRKLKKLYLYDCLRANKSLAAWGVEGRVPFLDKEFMDIAMRINPSDKMIREGRMEKWVVRKAFEDYLPESIAWRQKEQFSDGVGYSWIDTLKEQAENKVSDQEFAEASTRFPINTPKNKEEFLYRTIFESHFPSTAAAQTVPSVKSVACSTPEALAWDASFQHLNDPSGRAVASVHQESYEKSKVEAV; this is encoded by the coding sequence ATGTGTGGAATTATTGGCGCTTTTGAATTAAAGCAACCTGCAAGCTCATTGAGATCTCAAGTATTGGAAATGTCAAAACGTATTCGTCACCGTGGTCCTGATTGGTCGGGTATTTTTACTGGCGAAAAAGCGTTGTTGGCACACGAGCGATTAGCTATCGTTGATCCTAAATCGGGAAGTCAACCTTTGTACAGCCCGGATGGTCAAGTTGTACTGGCAGTTAATGGCGAGATCTATAACCACCATGAATTAAGAAATAGTCTTCCTGATTATGAATTTTCGACACAAAGTGATTCTGAGGTTGTGTTGGCTTTATACTTAGCAAAAGGGCCTTCATTTGTTGACGAATTGAATGGTATTTTTAGTTTTGCACTATATGATTCGCGTGACGATTCTTTTTTTGTTGCTCGTGACCATATGGGGATTATTCCCTTATATTATGGTAAAGATAAAGAGGGGCAGCTGTTTGTCGCATCGGAATTAAAATCACTGGAAGGTTTCTGTGAGACGATCGAACAATTTCCTCCGGGCCATTATTTGTATAGTAAAACCGGGCCAGTTCCACAGCGCTGGTACCAACGCGATTGGGAGAGTTATGACACAGTAAAAGATAACGAAACGGATATCGCTGTTTTACGCAAAGGATTGGAAGATGCGGTGCATCGTCAGTTAATGTCAGATGTGCCCTATGGTGTACTGCTCTCTGGAGGTTTGGATTCATCTGTTATTGCTGCTGTAACGAAGAAGTTTGCGTCTAAACGTATTGAGAGTGACGATCAGGAAGATGCTTGGTATCCTCAATTGCATTCATTTGCCGTAGGTTTGAAAGGTGCCCCAGATTTAATTGCAGCAAAAAAAGCTGCTGATCATATTGGCACGATACATCACGAAATTAATTTTACGATCCAGGAGGGGTTGGATGCTATCCGTGATGTAATCTATCACTTGGAAACGTATGACGTGACAACAGTCCGTGCTTCGACACCAATGTATCTATTGGCGCGTGTAATCAAATCGATGGGAATTAAAATGGTATTGTCTGGCGAAGGTTCGGATGAACTTTTTGGTGGGTATCTCTATTTTCATAAAGCACCCAATGCACAGGAATTTCACGAGGAAACTGTGCGCAAGCTGAAAAAACTTTATCTGTACGATTGTCTACGGGCAAATAAATCACTTGCTGCCTGGGGAGTAGAAGGACGCGTGCCTTTCTTGGATAAAGAATTCATGGATATTGCCATGCGCATCAACCCTTCCGATAAAATGATTCGCGAAGGAAGGATGGAAAAATGGGTGGTACGTAAGGCGTTTGAAGACTATCTGCCGGAGAGCATCGCTTGGCGCCAGAAGGAGCAATTTTCTGATGGTGTAGGCTACAGCTGGATCGATACCTTGAAAGAGCAGGCTGAAAATAAAGTTTCTGATCAGGAATTTGCCGAGGCTTCGACGCGCTTCCCGATAAACACACCGAAAAATAAAGAGGAATTTTTATATCGAACAATTTTCGAGTCACATTTTCCTTCAACAGCGGCAGCTCAAACTGTTCCTTCAGTAAAATCTGTTGCATGTAGTACGCCCGAAGCGTTGGCATGGGATGCTTCTTTCCAGCACCTGAACGACCCTTCGGGTAGAGCGGTGGCTTCTGTGCACCAAGAGAGCTACGAAAAATCGAAAGTAGAAGCTGTGTAA
- a CDS encoding M20/M25/M40 family metallo-hydrolase: MKIDAMIPFGIKSLGLALLLWSTPRIFAQDKEAMVSSIVQEANANSQLEKYAFELIDMIGPRLVGSPQMQQAHDWVVKNYNLLGAQARNEPYGEWRSWERGTSQVTMTYPRVKSLEGTQLAFSPMTKGKGVEAEVVTMPLFQSQSDFQSWLRTVKGKIVLIGMNPLSGRSDANWKESATARGYEKYQTLKNDQLKRWERSMIYTGSTRRTLPLALEEAGAVGVIDSYWTELPGITRIFDAKSKQIPVFNVGLEDYGLLYRMAEHGVRPRVLLQGNSKELGISKTYNSIAEIKGKEKPNEYVVLSAHLDSWDGASGATDNATGVITMMEAVRILRKVYPDNKRTILVGNWGSEEQGLNGSSAFVEDHPELVKNIQVVWNQDNGTGRIVRIGGSGFEKSYEYIGRWLQYLPEDFRNEIQTSFPGMPGTGGSDHSSFVQKGIPAFGLSSTSWDYGKVTWHTNRDTYDKIVFDEVKQNAIIVAILTYLACEEPTLVSREKITLPIDKDGKPAAWPTNLQSKRTSGN; encoded by the coding sequence ATGAAAATAGATGCAATGATACCATTCGGAATAAAATCTTTGGGATTAGCACTTCTTTTATGGAGTACTCCCCGAATTTTTGCTCAGGATAAGGAAGCGATGGTCTCGTCGATTGTCCAGGAAGCAAATGCAAATTCGCAATTGGAAAAGTATGCATTTGAGCTGATCGACATGATTGGCCCTCGCCTTGTTGGGAGTCCACAAATGCAACAGGCGCACGACTGGGTTGTGAAAAATTATAATTTGCTTGGAGCGCAGGCCCGTAATGAGCCGTATGGCGAATGGCGTTCTTGGGAACGGGGCACCTCCCAGGTGACGATGACCTATCCGCGTGTGAAGTCCCTGGAAGGTACACAGTTGGCTTTCAGTCCGATGACAAAAGGGAAGGGTGTCGAAGCAGAGGTGGTGACTATGCCTTTGTTTCAGTCTCAGTCCGACTTCCAGTCGTGGCTTAGAACTGTTAAAGGGAAAATTGTGCTTATCGGCATGAATCCATTGTCGGGACGTTCAGATGCCAACTGGAAGGAATCTGCTACAGCTCGAGGATACGAAAAATATCAAACCTTAAAAAACGATCAGCTAAAAAGGTGGGAACGCAGTATGATCTACACGGGAAGCACTCGTCGGACATTGCCTTTAGCATTGGAAGAAGCCGGTGCAGTTGGTGTCATAGATTCTTACTGGACAGAGTTGCCGGGTATCACGCGTATTTTTGATGCAAAATCTAAACAGATTCCCGTCTTTAATGTGGGATTGGAAGATTATGGTCTATTATACCGTATGGCAGAACATGGGGTCAGACCCCGGGTGTTGCTTCAGGGGAATTCCAAAGAGCTTGGAATATCAAAAACTTATAACAGTATCGCCGAGATCAAAGGTAAGGAAAAGCCCAATGAATATGTTGTACTGTCGGCACATTTAGATTCGTGGGACGGGGCCTCTGGCGCGACAGATAATGCTACCGGTGTGATTACCATGATGGAGGCCGTCCGTATTTTAAGGAAGGTTTATCCGGATAATAAAAGAACAATTTTGGTTGGGAACTGGGGGAGTGAAGAGCAGGGGCTAAACGGTTCTTCCGCATTTGTCGAGGACCATCCTGAACTTGTAAAAAATATACAGGTGGTGTGGAACCAGGATAATGGAACAGGTCGAATTGTTCGTATTGGGGGCAGTGGTTTTGAAAAATCTTACGAATACATTGGTCGTTGGCTACAATATCTACCTGAAGATTTTCGCAATGAAATTCAAACGAGTTTTCCCGGTATGCCAGGAACCGGAGGAAGTGATCACTCTTCTTTTGTTCAAAAAGGAATTCCGGCGTTTGGACTTTCTTCGACTTCTTGGGACTATGGTAAAGTGACCTGGCATACCAATCGCGATACCTACGATAAGATTGTGTTTGATGAGGTGAAACAAAATGCCATTATCGTTGCGATTTTAACTTACCTAGCCTGTGAAGAACCAACTTTGGTCTCCCGGGAAAAAATCACATTACCTATCGATAAAGATGGTAAGCCGGCAGCATGGCCAACGAATCTTCAGTCGAAAAGAACAAGCGGCAATTAG
- a CDS encoding CDP-alcohol phosphatidyltransferase family protein, with the protein MKKNIPFTLIILRLVLGLLLLLFYLLKVDQFKWYAISFLVIGLLSDIFDGIIARRLAVSTTLLRRWDSSVDLLFFACISLVTYLSCPQFFKDNATLILILVGSEILTYIISFAKFKKEIATHSIGAKIWTLFLFALLVELLLHCQSTILFQLTIWLGLLTRLEIIAIILTLKKWSNDIPSIYHAIQLRKGKAILKNKLFNS; encoded by the coding sequence TTGAAAAAGAACATTCCTTTTACACTCATTATACTGCGCCTTGTCTTAGGCCTGCTGCTGTTACTTTTTTACTTGCTCAAAGTGGATCAATTTAAATGGTATGCAATTTCATTTCTTGTAATCGGATTATTAAGCGACATATTTGACGGCATTATTGCCCGTAGGCTAGCTGTTTCTACCACGCTGTTACGCCGATGGGACTCCAGTGTTGATCTTCTGTTTTTTGCCTGTATTTCACTGGTAACCTACCTGAGCTGTCCCCAATTTTTTAAGGATAATGCTACATTGATTTTGATCCTGGTAGGATCAGAGATATTAACCTACATCATTAGCTTTGCAAAATTTAAAAAGGAAATTGCAACACACTCCATTGGAGCGAAGATCTGGACGCTGTTTTTATTCGCCCTTTTAGTCGAATTACTGCTGCATTGCCAATCAACAATCTTATTTCAGTTAACGATCTGGTTAGGCCTTCTTACACGTTTGGAAATTATTGCTATTATCCTCACACTCAAAAAATGGTCTAACGACATCCCAAGTATCTACCACGCTATCCAGCTACGCAAGGGAAAGGCGATCCTTAAAAACAAGTTGTTCAATAGTTAA
- a CDS encoding DPP IV N-terminal domain-containing protein, translating into MKRIALFFLLASSLGSYAQRNLNLEETVFGPRTYAPTSIVGASWIPKSSTISYLDKSYQNLLSKSSTNNWSETTLASKADLETALKAAIPNDAFSLRMFPFEYKWHDGNSLLLQVEGKDKTYTLTYNIQSKTIESFIGNDNKGANREVSSDFSKIAYLVENNIEIIDKNGKITAVTDDSNKGIVNGSDYTHRQEFGIKKGMWWSNQNDKLLYYRKDETMVANYPLPQWSSSIADIKWIKYPMAGQKSEEVSLVVYDTKTGQKVTLQTGEHTEQYLTMVTWDPSGKYIYVGLLNRGQNDLKVNKYNAENGSLVKTLFEETATTWVEPENPLTFLPNKPDQFLYQSDKDGYNQLYLYNTNGNLIKKLGYKDIVMETLLDFSADGNKVSYTGVTNNGLDRQLFEVDLKSGKTIQLTHESGMHHAALSDDGKYIYDQYSNLKTPNKVQIKNVKSAKETTLVNAENPFTGKINDPKIEFVQLTSADGKYPLTGRIIYPNDFDPAKKYPVMYYLYGGSHSQLVSNKWLGGAGYFDMYMAQQGYIVFTMDNRGTNYRGRDFYTATHRNLGQNEMADQMKGIEFLKSKSFVDQQRMGIFGWSFGGFMTTSFMLHHNDIFKAAVAGGPVIDWKFYEVMYGERYMDTPQENPDGYKLTSLLNKADQLKGRLLIIHGAQDPVVVQQNSMEFLEACIKAGKQVDYFLYPTHEHNVMGKDRIHMYEKIADYFNQHLKNPS; encoded by the coding sequence ATGAAAAGAATTGCGCTATTCTTCTTGTTGGCAAGCTCCTTAGGTAGCTATGCACAACGCAATCTCAATTTAGAAGAAACAGTCTTTGGTCCCCGCACCTATGCACCGACATCGATCGTTGGTGCGTCGTGGATCCCAAAATCCAGCACCATCTCCTATCTCGATAAATCATACCAAAATCTATTATCGAAAAGCTCAACAAACAATTGGAGTGAGACAACTCTGGCATCTAAAGCGGACCTCGAAACCGCTTTAAAGGCGGCTATTCCAAATGACGCATTCAGTCTTCGGATGTTTCCTTTTGAATATAAATGGCATGACGGAAATTCGCTCTTACTCCAAGTTGAAGGAAAAGATAAAACGTACACCTTAACTTACAACATTCAATCCAAAACTATTGAAAGCTTTATCGGCAATGACAACAAAGGTGCGAATCGTGAGGTAAGTTCGGACTTTTCTAAAATCGCTTACCTAGTCGAAAACAACATTGAAATTATTGACAAGAATGGCAAAATTACTGCTGTAACCGATGACAGCAATAAAGGGATTGTCAATGGAAGCGATTACACACACCGTCAGGAATTTGGTATCAAGAAAGGAATGTGGTGGAGCAATCAGAATGACAAACTGCTTTACTATCGTAAAGATGAAACTATGGTAGCCAATTATCCTCTGCCACAATGGAGCTCCAGCATTGCGGACATCAAATGGATAAAGTACCCAATGGCAGGGCAAAAATCAGAAGAAGTTTCCTTAGTCGTTTACGATACCAAAACTGGACAAAAAGTGACACTTCAAACCGGTGAGCATACAGAGCAGTATTTAACCATGGTTACCTGGGATCCTTCTGGAAAATACATCTATGTCGGACTCCTTAACCGCGGACAAAATGACCTTAAAGTCAACAAATACAATGCTGAAAACGGTTCCTTGGTCAAAACATTATTTGAAGAAACTGCAACAACCTGGGTTGAACCTGAAAACCCGTTAACATTTTTACCAAACAAACCAGATCAATTTCTTTATCAATCTGACAAGGATGGTTACAATCAGCTGTACTTATACAATACCAACGGTAATTTAATTAAAAAGTTAGGCTACAAAGACATCGTCATGGAAACATTACTCGATTTCTCGGCCGATGGCAACAAAGTAAGTTATACCGGCGTAACCAATAATGGTTTGGATCGCCAGTTATTCGAAGTTGATCTAAAATCGGGTAAGACGATTCAGTTAACACATGAATCTGGTATGCACCATGCTGCCTTAAGTGACGACGGCAAATATATTTACGATCAATACAGCAATTTAAAAACACCTAATAAAGTTCAGATCAAGAATGTCAAATCTGCTAAAGAAACGACCTTAGTCAATGCTGAAAATCCTTTTACCGGGAAAATAAATGATCCTAAAATCGAATTTGTACAGTTAACTTCTGCAGATGGAAAATACCCGTTGACAGGACGTATCATTTATCCCAACGATTTTGACCCTGCCAAGAAATACCCGGTCATGTACTATTTATATGGCGGATCACACTCCCAGTTGGTGTCTAACAAATGGTTAGGCGGAGCAGGTTACTTCGACATGTATATGGCCCAGCAAGGTTACATTGTCTTCACGATGGACAATCGCGGCACAAATTACAGAGGTCGGGATTTTTACACCGCTACTCATCGCAACCTCGGCCAAAATGAAATGGCCGATCAAATGAAAGGAATTGAATTCCTTAAATCAAAATCCTTTGTTGACCAACAACGCATGGGTATTTTTGGCTGGAGCTTCGGTGGATTCATGACTACTTCCTTCATGCTGCACCACAACGACATTTTCAAGGCTGCTGTAGCCGGAGGTCCAGTCATCGACTGGAAATTTTATGAAGTGATGTATGGAGAACGTTACATGGACACTCCACAGGAAAATCCAGACGGCTATAAATTAACATCACTGCTCAATAAAGCGGATCAGCTGAAAGGAAGGCTATTGATTATTCACGGCGCACAGGACCCAGTTGTTGTTCAACAGAATAGCATGGAGTTTTTAGAAGCCTGTATTAAAGCCGGAAAGCAAGTAGATTATTTTCTATACCCCACTCATGAACACAACGTGATGGGGAAAGACCGTATCCATATGTACGAAAAAATTGCAGACTATTTTAATCAACACCTCAAAAATCCATCTTAA
- a CDS encoding polysaccharide deacetylase codes for MKQLILIYLFLVCGLFSFGQTSFVNLENYRTEWLILRENDRSLVGIRSFTSNAVKYYLTVDPTTLQTRVVGGRSVSMVYKDAGEVNKNLMGSVYESCFSFVRKTENNLQDAGLNFSFPKEAGINLTIDLCPSHKPLDRVIFEDLLLAFKGVDATLPLAVSISGKWMLNHRADLDWLKSLAGKGVKITWINHTYDHVFNNQPLSSNFLLSKNTDLRFEVLENEKLMLKNGLVPSVFFRCPGLVSDRQIIESLISYGLLAVGSDAWLAKGQQAKNGSIVLIHGNGNEELGVHDFIKLLQAESQAIKAKHWTLYSLSEGLDEEPH; via the coding sequence ATGAAACAACTTATATTAATTTATCTATTTCTCGTATGCGGTCTTTTTTCTTTTGGACAGACTTCATTTGTCAATTTAGAAAACTACCGGACCGAGTGGCTGATCCTTCGTGAAAATGACCGATCTCTGGTGGGTATTCGTAGTTTCACATCGAACGCTGTAAAGTATTACCTCACGGTAGATCCTACGACACTGCAAACGCGTGTAGTAGGTGGTCGATCGGTAAGCATGGTCTATAAAGATGCGGGTGAGGTTAATAAAAATTTAATGGGTTCTGTGTATGAAAGCTGTTTTTCCTTCGTTAGAAAAACGGAGAATAACTTACAGGATGCTGGTCTGAACTTTAGCTTTCCTAAAGAAGCGGGTATTAATTTGACAATCGATTTATGTCCTTCACATAAGCCCTTGGATAGAGTTATTTTTGAGGATCTTCTATTGGCGTTTAAGGGTGTCGATGCGACTTTGCCATTGGCTGTTTCTATTTCGGGTAAATGGATGCTGAATCATAGGGCTGATCTGGACTGGCTTAAGTCGTTGGCAGGAAAAGGTGTCAAGATTACTTGGATCAACCATACGTATGACCATGTCTTTAACAATCAACCACTGTCGTCCAATTTTTTGCTTTCTAAAAATACGGATCTAAGATTTGAAGTGTTGGAAAATGAAAAATTGATGCTGAAGAATGGCCTAGTGCCTTCGGTGTTTTTCCGTTGTCCGGGCTTGGTTTCAGATCGCCAAATTATTGAAAGCCTGATATCTTATGGTCTCCTTGCCGTTGGGTCAGATGCCTGGCTGGCTAAGGGGCAACAGGCGAAGAATGGCAGTATTGTCCTGATTCACGGTAACGGAAACGAGGAGCTTGGAGTACATGACTTTATCAAATTACTTCAGGCAGAATCGCAGGCAATAAAGGCGAAGCATTGGACATTATATAGTTTATCTGAAGGTTTGGATGAGGAGCCGCATTAA
- a CDS encoding DUF1080 domain-containing protein, giving the protein MNAFLSSAIALTLLFGATGLYAQTNMKPSDTEYYSPVPPTITIDHGIPSDAIVLFNGKDLSKWKGEKGQANWTVNNNVLEVKPGAGAIETNEHFTDFQLHVEWKSPEVIKGEGQGRGNSGIFLQGLYEIQVLDNNNNPTYVNGGAGSLYKQRAPLAQVIAPDKWHVYDIIYKAPQFSKDGILICKGTVTVLHNGVLVQNNTQIDGTTEYIGLPKQVSHGPGPIMLQDHGDLVQFRNIWLRKL; this is encoded by the coding sequence ATGAACGCTTTTTTATCCTCAGCGATAGCATTGACACTCTTATTTGGCGCGACAGGGCTATATGCCCAGACCAATATGAAACCCTCTGACACGGAATATTACAGTCCCGTCCCTCCAACCATAACAATCGATCATGGCATACCGAGCGACGCCATTGTCCTTTTTAACGGCAAGGATCTCAGTAAATGGAAAGGTGAAAAAGGGCAGGCCAACTGGACGGTGAACAATAATGTACTCGAAGTAAAACCCGGAGCTGGAGCCATTGAGACCAACGAACATTTTACCGATTTCCAACTGCATGTGGAATGGAAAAGCCCCGAGGTAATCAAAGGTGAGGGTCAAGGAAGAGGCAATAGTGGAATTTTCTTACAAGGACTATATGAGATTCAGGTATTGGACAACAACAACAATCCGACTTATGTCAACGGTGGAGCAGGAAGTCTTTACAAACAGCGCGCACCACTGGCGCAGGTAATTGCGCCAGACAAATGGCATGTGTATGATATTATTTACAAAGCCCCCCAATTCAGTAAAGATGGAATATTAATCTGTAAAGGAACTGTAACCGTGCTACATAATGGCGTATTAGTGCAAAACAATACCCAAATAGACGGTACGACAGAATATATAGGGCTGCCCAAACAAGTAAGCCACGGTCCAGGCCCGATCATGCTACAGGATCATGGTGATCTGGTTCAATTCCGAAACATATGGCTACGTAAACTGTAG
- a CDS encoding HopJ type III effector protein: MNTAELLIKLKGSELQFQEVLAHIADHYSYSPSAFQNGTLKNSKEENQGSAKVFYFAQLHNLSQEDTLRLFAEHYQHVLDNPDGDGHQNIRQFRTNGWDGILFEEKVLVEK; encoded by the coding sequence ATGAATACAGCAGAATTATTGATTAAATTAAAAGGAAGCGAATTACAGTTTCAGGAAGTATTGGCGCATATTGCCGATCACTACAGCTATAGTCCCAGTGCATTTCAGAATGGGACGCTGAAAAACTCAAAAGAAGAAAATCAAGGCAGTGCAAAAGTGTTCTATTTTGCGCAGTTGCATAATCTTTCCCAGGAAGATACATTGCGCCTTTTTGCCGAGCATTATCAGCATGTACTCGATAATCCGGACGGAGATGGCCATCAGAACATTCGTCAATTTAGGACAAATGGCTGGGATGGGATCCTGTTTGAGGAAAAAGTACTGGTAGAAAAATAA
- a CDS encoding Crp/Fnr family transcriptional regulator, whose protein sequence is MDPIRTFYSALALTAEELTAITEKHTAITVKKGDFILTKGQVSNAYYLIEQGLTRSFLHDYDGNEVTTGFCIDKEVVIEVASFFQRSPTVENIQALVETRLWKIKFEDFQELFHQIPGFREWGRSWMANELVHSKNRAIAMITEPATARYLHLMKEKPLLIQQAPLKHIASYLGITDTSLSRIRKEIAQGN, encoded by the coding sequence ATGGATCCAATCAGAACCTTTTACAGCGCGCTAGCGCTCACAGCAGAGGAATTGACTGCTATCACAGAAAAACATACGGCCATAACGGTCAAAAAGGGCGACTTTATATTGACCAAGGGGCAGGTTTCAAATGCTTACTACCTGATTGAGCAAGGACTCACACGTTCTTTTCTACATGATTACGATGGTAATGAAGTCACTACCGGATTTTGTATTGACAAGGAGGTCGTTATTGAAGTGGCGTCCTTTTTTCAACGTAGTCCAACGGTTGAAAATATTCAGGCACTTGTGGAAACCCGCCTTTGGAAAATAAAATTCGAAGATTTTCAGGAGCTCTTTCATCAGATTCCTGGATTTAGGGAATGGGGCCGATCCTGGATGGCCAACGAGCTTGTTCACAGTAAAAATAGAGCGATTGCGATGATTACCGAACCGGCAACGGCGCGCTATCTCCACCTCATGAAAGAAAAACCCCTATTGATACAGCAAGCACCACTCAAGCATATTGCCTCTTATCTGGGTATTACTGATACTTCTTTGAGTCGTATCCGCAAAGAAATTGCGCAAGGGAATTAG
- a CDS encoding dihydroneopterin aldolase codes for MATILQTVSLKEARFYAPIGYYEEEQVLGNEFFVSIDVCFPFLNLETEDLKNTLNYEELYQITASVMRPKRKLLESAASEILDQIRSRVSHAVTIEVVIRKSNPPFGGDLACSQVSLNYFKD; via the coding sequence ATGGCAACCATTTTACAGACAGTATCACTGAAAGAAGCGCGATTCTATGCACCGATAGGGTATTATGAAGAGGAACAGGTGTTAGGTAACGAATTTTTTGTCTCTATTGACGTATGTTTTCCCTTTTTGAATTTGGAGACGGAGGATTTGAAAAATACGCTCAATTACGAGGAACTTTATCAGATTACTGCCAGCGTAATGCGACCTAAGCGCAAATTGCTTGAATCTGCTGCGTCAGAAATATTGGATCAGATTCGAAGTCGGGTATCCCATGCTGTAACGATAGAAGTCGTCATACGAAAATCAAATCCTCCTTTCGGAGGCGATCTTGCCTGCTCACAAGTCAGTCTTAACTATTTCAAAGATTAA
- a CDS encoding VOC family protein, with protein MAKLHAYLNFNGNCEEAFNFYEKVFNTKNPGYMRYGDIPADPQMPPVPDEAKNKICHTAISINADSMLMGADVVPAFGQHYIQGNNSYVMLMCESKAEARTLYDALTTDAKLVEMPLGETFFAELYSAFQDQFGICWMVYFGGNKEEDCESNA; from the coding sequence ATGGCAAAATTACACGCTTATTTGAATTTTAACGGAAACTGCGAAGAAGCTTTCAATTTTTATGAAAAAGTGTTCAACACCAAGAACCCCGGCTACATGCGCTACGGGGATATTCCTGCTGATCCACAAATGCCTCCTGTTCCAGACGAAGCGAAAAATAAAATCTGTCACACCGCCATTTCCATCAATGCAGATAGCATGCTGATGGGCGCTGATGTTGTTCCCGCTTTTGGACAACACTATATTCAAGGAAACAACAGCTATGTCATGCTCATGTGTGAAAGCAAGGCAGAGGCAAGAACATTATATGATGCGTTAACTACCGATGCAAAGTTGGTCGAAATGCCGCTCGGAGAAACATTTTTTGCCGAACTATACAGCGCTTTTCAAGACCAGTTCGGCATTTGCTGGATGGTTTACTTTGGTGGAAATAAAGAAGAAGATTGCGAAAGTAACGCTTAA